A single region of the Chitinophaga niabensis genome encodes:
- the alaS gene encoding alanine--tRNA ligase has protein sequence MTAAEIRQQFLDFFASKGHQIVPSAPIVVKNDPTLLFTNAGMNQFKDIFLGNKPAAYKRVVDTQKCLRVSGKHNDLEEVGIDTYHHTMFEMLGNWSFGDYFKAEAIAWSWELLTEVYKLPKDRLYVTVFEGDTKENLASDTEAMEHWKKYIAEDRILMGNKKDNFWEMGDTGPCGPCSEIHVDCRTDEERVQVPGKDLVNNDHPQVIEIWNNVFMQFNRLKDGSLEPLPAKHVDTGMGFERLVRVLQQKQSNYDTDVFMPVIHATEKLCGKEYGRTEKIDIAFRVIADHIRAICFTIADGQLPSNTGAGYVIRRILRRAVRYYFSFLDVKKPLLHELLPVLAGQFAKVFPELLQQEDFVKKVVFEEESSFLRTLDSGIRRMEDFMGGAPSKNVDGKTAFELYDTFGFPLDLTMLIANENGFKVDEPGFDAEMKKQKDRSRAATELDMGDWNILQDQPSGVFVGYTELQSPAKVLKHRKIKAKGKEQYQIVLDRTPFYAESGGQVGDTGTLDFNGELITVTDTKKENDLIVHFVDTLPAVLTGTVQATVDASKRKNTERHHSATHLLHAALRAVLGTHVAQKGSLVNADYLRFDFSHFAKVTDEELAAIEAIVNEKIRENIPVVIKELPREEALKLGAMALFGEKYGETVRVVTIDPSYSIELCGGTHVGNTGELGLFKFIAESAVAAGVRRVEAVTGAKAEAFVNEQLQQLKEVKAQLKNPKDIVKAIENLANDKTALEKQLASMEAKQAQQLAATLPQQAVAVNGVHFLGAVVEVGSADMVRQCASNVKDLLTAPYVIVLAANIAGKAQVAVILSEDLVKDKGLNAQKIIKEQVAPLIKGGGGGQPAQATAGGQDVSQLQQVIEQVKSIL, from the coding sequence ATGACCGCAGCCGAGATCAGACAACAGTTCCTGGATTTTTTTGCTTCCAAAGGCCACCAGATCGTGCCTTCAGCCCCAATAGTGGTAAAAAACGACCCCACCCTGCTTTTTACCAATGCGGGGATGAACCAGTTCAAGGATATTTTCCTGGGAAACAAGCCTGCGGCCTATAAAAGGGTGGTAGATACTCAAAAATGCCTCCGGGTAAGCGGCAAGCACAATGACCTGGAAGAGGTGGGTATTGACACTTATCATCATACTATGTTTGAAATGCTGGGGAACTGGAGCTTTGGGGACTATTTTAAGGCGGAAGCCATTGCCTGGAGCTGGGAATTGCTGACGGAGGTATACAAACTGCCCAAAGACCGTTTGTATGTAACTGTTTTTGAAGGAGATACGAAAGAAAACCTGGCGTCTGACACAGAAGCCATGGAACACTGGAAGAAATATATTGCGGAAGACAGGATCCTGATGGGTAATAAGAAGGATAACTTCTGGGAAATGGGAGATACCGGTCCATGCGGCCCCTGTTCTGAAATTCATGTGGATTGCAGAACGGATGAAGAAAGGGTACAGGTTCCGGGAAAAGACCTGGTGAATAATGACCATCCCCAGGTAATTGAGATCTGGAACAATGTATTCATGCAGTTCAACCGTCTGAAAGATGGCAGCCTGGAGCCACTTCCGGCTAAACATGTGGATACCGGGATGGGGTTTGAGCGGCTGGTGAGGGTGTTACAGCAAAAACAGAGTAATTATGATACGGATGTGTTCATGCCGGTGATCCATGCTACAGAAAAACTCTGCGGTAAGGAATATGGACGCACGGAAAAGATAGATATCGCATTCCGGGTGATCGCAGACCATATCCGTGCCATCTGTTTCACCATCGCAGATGGTCAACTTCCCAGCAATACGGGGGCAGGATATGTGATCCGCCGCATCCTGAGAAGAGCCGTACGGTATTACTTCTCTTTCCTGGATGTTAAGAAACCTTTGTTGCATGAACTGCTGCCGGTACTGGCGGGCCAGTTTGCAAAGGTGTTCCCGGAATTGCTGCAACAGGAGGATTTTGTAAAGAAGGTAGTGTTTGAAGAGGAAAGCAGTTTCCTCCGTACACTGGATAGCGGCATCCGCAGAATGGAAGATTTTATGGGTGGCGCTCCTTCCAAAAATGTAGATGGTAAAACGGCCTTTGAACTCTATGATACTTTTGGCTTCCCGCTGGACCTTACCATGCTGATAGCCAATGAGAACGGATTTAAAGTAGATGAGCCAGGCTTTGATGCCGAAATGAAAAAACAGAAAGACCGTTCCCGCGCAGCTACAGAACTGGATATGGGAGACTGGAATATTCTGCAGGACCAGCCTTCCGGTGTTTTTGTGGGATATACTGAGTTGCAGTCTCCCGCCAAAGTGCTGAAACACCGCAAGATCAAAGCCAAAGGGAAAGAGCAATACCAAATAGTGTTGGACAGAACTCCTTTTTATGCAGAGAGTGGCGGACAAGTGGGAGATACCGGTACACTGGATTTTAATGGAGAACTCATTACCGTTACGGATACCAAAAAAGAGAATGACCTGATCGTTCATTTTGTTGACACTTTACCGGCTGTTCTTACCGGTACTGTGCAGGCAACGGTGGATGCATCCAAAAGGAAGAACACAGAACGCCATCACTCTGCCACCCACTTATTGCATGCTGCTTTAAGAGCTGTGCTGGGAACACATGTTGCACAGAAAGGTTCCCTGGTAAATGCGGATTACCTGCGTTTCGACTTCTCTCATTTTGCGAAGGTAACAGATGAAGAACTGGCTGCGATTGAAGCGATCGTTAATGAAAAGATCCGGGAGAATATTCCTGTGGTGATAAAAGAACTGCCTCGTGAAGAAGCCCTGAAACTGGGTGCTATGGCGCTTTTCGGGGAGAAATACGGTGAAACTGTCCGGGTGGTGACCATCGATCCATCCTACTCAATTGAACTTTGTGGCGGTACACATGTTGGGAATACAGGTGAATTAGGATTGTTCAAGTTCATTGCTGAAAGTGCTGTGGCTGCTGGTGTTCGCCGTGTTGAAGCAGTGACGGGTGCAAAAGCGGAAGCGTTTGTAAATGAGCAATTGCAGCAACTGAAAGAAGTAAAAGCGCAACTGAAAAATCCGAAGGATATTGTAAAAGCCATTGAGAACCTGGCGAATGATAAAACGGCCTTAGAGAAACAGCTGGCATCCATGGAAGCCAAGCAGGCACAGCAATTGGCTGCTACCTTGCCGCAGCAGGCAGTGGCTGTGAATGGGGTGCATTTCCTGGGAGCAGTTGTGGAGGTGGGTAGTGCAGACATGGTAAGACAATGTGCATCCAACGTTAAAGACCTTCTTACGGCACCTTATGTGATTGTACTGGCTGCGAACATAGCCGGGAAAGCACAGGTAGCTGTTATCTTATCGGAGGACCTGGTGAAAGATAAAGGGCTGAATGCACAGAAGATCATTAAAGAACAGGTGGCGCCGTTGATCAAAGGTGGCGGTGGCGGACAACCTGCTCAGGCCACAGCGGGGGGACAGGATGTGAGTCAGTTGCAGCAGGTGATAGAGCAGGTGAAAAGTATTCTTTAA
- a CDS encoding PDZ domain-containing protein produces MRKLLFVFSLGAITMALPAFSQERSSGKLGEYDEIIIKRKGADKNAKVTIEIKDGEVFADGKKLDEFKDNDIIVRRRVIIPRNGNLPPGSPFEEQELSISPNPAVLGVITRKEDARGATITEVAEGSAAEKAGLKDGDVITGINDKKILEPQELYEAIGELKPGDKITVSYLRNGKEQKATATLEKRQDAPRSLRSGPGGGNQYQFRMPDGRSPFGNTPDGREYPFAEFFKDRNSTRLGLSVQDTEEANGAVVLDVADGTAADKAGFKEKDVITELAGKPVKDAKDVVQLYRDSKEAKSITAKVKRNGSTQTLTIKVPKKLNTENL; encoded by the coding sequence ATGCGTAAACTATTATTCGTATTCAGCCTAGGGGCTATTACAATGGCTCTGCCGGCTTTTTCCCAGGAAAGGTCTTCTGGTAAACTGGGTGAATATGATGAGATCATCATCAAACGAAAAGGCGCTGACAAGAATGCAAAAGTGACCATTGAGATCAAAGACGGAGAGGTGTTTGCAGACGGGAAGAAATTAGATGAATTCAAGGATAATGATATCATTGTCCGCCGCCGGGTGATCATTCCAAGGAATGGCAACCTGCCGCCGGGTTCTCCTTTTGAAGAGCAGGAGCTTTCTATCTCACCAAACCCGGCAGTACTGGGTGTTATCACCAGGAAGGAAGATGCCAGAGGTGCTACGATCACTGAAGTAGCAGAAGGCAGTGCCGCAGAAAAAGCAGGATTGAAAGATGGGGATGTGATCACGGGCATTAATGATAAAAAGATACTCGAGCCACAGGAATTGTATGAAGCGATCGGAGAACTGAAACCAGGTGATAAGATCACTGTTTCTTACCTGCGCAATGGTAAAGAGCAAAAGGCCACCGCAACGCTTGAGAAAAGGCAGGATGCTCCCCGTTCTTTACGTTCAGGGCCCGGTGGTGGTAATCAATATCAATTCAGGATGCCGGATGGCAGGAGCCCTTTTGGCAACACGCCTGATGGACGGGAATATCCTTTTGCGGAGTTTTTTAAAGACAGGAATTCCACAAGGCTGGGGCTTTCCGTGCAGGATACAGAAGAAGCGAATGGTGCTGTTGTATTGGATGTAGCGGACGGTACTGCTGCTGATAAAGCAGGGTTCAAAGAGAAAGATGTGATCACGGAGTTAGCAGGCAAACCTGTTAAGGACGCAAAGGATGTAGTGCAGTTATATAGAGATAGTAAAGAAGCGAAAAGTATTACGGCAAAAGTGAAAAGGAATGGAAGTACACAAACGCTTACGATTAAAGTTCCGAAGAAATTAAATACAGAGAACCTGTAG